One part of the Salmo salar chromosome ssa28, Ssal_v3.1, whole genome shotgun sequence genome encodes these proteins:
- the LOC106589236 gene encoding uncharacterized protein — MDVLLWRCVLGLLCTPAVLTWTVSQSPSAVSLMKVNSSAEILCSTSLPDPTGLYLRGQFHNNRDVLYLSIADRAVGRITIHNGFRGRVTVVSDQDQEVKRYCEFTLRLSQLGVEDTDSYYCSWRYYDTQRKVLVQRHSNGTIIIVRESDPEKGCGGGQAIMELILIVLSCTAFIVIFFLFIGALMWRCTRTKKHYTPARDNRRHHHHHHQHVCPQHRPTADPQFIYSNRSPGHVDFKGIL; from the exons ATGGATGTTCTGTTGTGGAGATGTGTGCTGGGACTCCTCTGCACACCTGCAGTGCTCACCTGGACAG TTTCCCAGAGCCCCAGTGCCGTATCTCTGATGAAGGTCAACTCCTCGGCCGAGATCCTCTGCTCCACATCGCTACCCGACCCCACAGGCCTCTACCTCAGGGGTCAATTCCACAACAACAGAGATGTGCTGTACTTGTCGATAGCTGACAGAGCAGTCGGTAGGATCACAATCCACAATGGGTTCAGAGGTCGGGTCACAGTGGTGTCAGACCAGGACCAGGAGGTCAAGCGGTACTGTGAGTTCACACTTAGGCTGTCCCAGCTTGGGGTGGAGGACACAGACAGTTACTACTGCAGCTGGAGGTACTACGATACCCAAAGGAAAGTGCTGGTACAGCGGCACAGTAATGGCACCATCATCATTGTCAGAG AGAGCGATCCAGAGAAGGGCTGTGGTGGCGGTCAGGCCATCATGGAACTCATCTTGATTGTGCTGAGTTGTACGGCCTTCATCGTCATCTTCTTCCTCTTCATTGGAGCTCTGATGTGGCGATGCACACGG ACCAAAAAGCACTACACACCAGCCAGGGACAATAGAagacaccaccatcaccaccaccagcatGTGTGTCCACAGCACAGGCCTACTGCTGACCCACAGTTCATCTACTCCAACCGCTCTCCAGGCCATGTCGACTTTAAAGGGATACTGTAA